One genomic segment of Arcobacter porcinus includes these proteins:
- a CDS encoding response regulator transcription factor, translating to MKMPKILILEDDKLFANTLEDILKEQNYNVDLAKNAEEALSLNYENSYDLYLFDINLPGQNGIELLKSLRDSSDLTPTIFISSYKNKDTIKDAYVNGCDDYIKKPVELDELLFKIKAIFKRLNKNLQMINFKNNISINPQEKRVYKDDIDLNLPQKVVELLLLFIEFEGKIVSKELIIERLWNSSFDYSEGSIRVYVSKIKKLLDSKDCIKNIKAVGYKFEF from the coding sequence ATGAAAATGCCGAAAATTCTAATTCTAGAAGATGATAAACTTTTTGCAAATACTTTAGAAGATATTTTAAAAGAGCAAAACTATAATGTAGATTTGGCAAAAAATGCAGAAGAAGCTCTTAGCTTAAACTATGAAAACAGTTATGATTTATATCTTTTTGATATAAATCTTCCTGGACAAAATGGAATAGAACTCCTAAAATCTTTAAGAGATAGTTCTGATTTAACTCCTACAATATTTATTAGTTCATATAAAAACAAAGATACTATCAAAGATGCATATGTAAATGGTTGCGATGATTATATTAAAAAACCTGTTGAATTAGATGAACTACTTTTTAAGATAAAAGCTATTTTTAAAAGATTAAATAAAAATCTACAAATGATAAATTTTAAAAATAATATAAGTATAAATCCACAAGAAAAAAGAGTTTATAAAGATGATATAGATTTGAATCTTCCTCAAAAAGTAGTTGAATTGTTACTTTTATTTATAGAGTTTGAAGGTAAGATTGTAAGCAAAGAGCTTATTATTGAGCGACTTTGGAACTCATCTTTTGATTATAGTGAAGGTTCTATAAGAGTTTATGTGAGCAAAATAAAAAAGCTATTAGACTCAAAAGATTGTATAAAAAATATAAAAGCTGTTGGTTATAAATTTGAATTTTAA
- a CDS encoding sensor histidine kinase, whose product MIESSIKNTLHELNIPVSTIKLNIDLIKSTIKDEKTLARVERVKQANENLIKLYKNMEYQLKKELEKIELEEFCLEDALNESLFKFDEQKELIKFEIDITNINLYADYHGFIIVLDNLISNAIKYNAKEDAYIKIVQKENIFSIYNSGKSILPENIMLVFERYFQENTLNKGYGIGLAVIKEYCDKYKIGINIEALKEGTIVKLNLKNIIKQA is encoded by the coding sequence ATGATAGAAAGTAGTATAAAAAATACTCTTCATGAGCTAAATATTCCAGTATCTACAATTAAATTAAATATAGACTTAATAAAATCAACAATAAAAGATGAAAAAACTTTAGCAAGAGTTGAAAGAGTAAAACAAGCAAATGAGAACTTAATAAAGTTATATAAAAATATGGAGTATCAATTAAAAAAAGAGTTAGAAAAAATAGAACTTGAAGAGTTTTGTTTGGAAGATGCACTAAATGAATCTCTTTTTAAATTTGATGAACAAAAAGAACTTATAAAGTTTGAAATAGATATTACAAATATTAATTTATATGCTGATTATCATGGATTTATAATTGTTTTAGACAATCTTATTTCAAATGCAATAAAATATAACGCTAAAGAAGATGCTTATATAAAAATAGTACAAAAAGAGAATATTTTTTCTATATATAACAGTGGAAAATCAATACTTCCAGAAAATATTATGCTTGTTTTTGAGAGATATTTTCAAGAAAATACTTTAAACAAAGGTTATGGAATAGGGCTTGCTGTTATAAAAGAGTATTGTGATAAATATAAAATAGGAATAAATATTGAAGCACTAAAAGAAGGAACAATTGTTAAGTTAAATCTAAAAAACATAATTAAACAAGCTTAA
- a CDS encoding TonB-dependent receptor plug domain-containing protein: MKKKRNLAKKIITLSFVTTAFLSANEITNLESINIVEKSNSKLIKDINSEELKSADLAEALMKNSQSIGIVRRNGIANDIILRGQKKDNINILIEGAKIYGACPNRMDPPTSHIATNNIKNVKIIEGPYDVENFGTLSGLVKVEMKEPKDGVHGEINLNAGNFNYKKGSFTLEGGNEFVKALISASSEKGKAYKDGNGDNFLEQQKKRRVPLGNQYKDSDIDAFEKKTVFSKLQFNLTDDQDLKLSYNANRSDGILYPAGPMDADWDDSDIYTLGYTIRELGSFSKELNLDYYYSKVDHPMSGKLRNGNGNSYMTNHMKSSVWGATVKNILEVSDSLLTLGLDTSVRNWKGQRSSTNINTGVTTQGAISLHSTDTKNKAVFTKFEKTIGNFEIESGLRYDYTNIETEKPNTNDKKYVAFSGYLFGAYNIDEQSKVFAGLGKSSRVPDARELYMGNPNLDQTKNYEIDLGFEQTIGNFNIKPKIFYSELKNYIYNGQNGFENIDAKIYGADLSAYYYFTDDLSLDLGVSYLRGKKDGNYTDKDLAEISPLKSNIALNYEYKNAKFKAEVIAVDRWKKYDSSAKEQEIAGYALVNLKYSQELFKNFELTLGVDNLFDKVYNSTNTYKDITYIETGGDRILFNDPGRYGYVNLKYSF, translated from the coding sequence ATGAAAAAAAAGAGAAATTTAGCAAAAAAGATAATTACCCTATCTTTTGTTACAACTGCTTTTTTAAGTGCAAATGAGATTACTAATTTAGAATCAATAAATATAGTAGAAAAATCAAATTCAAAACTTATAAAAGATATAAATAGTGAAGAGTTGAAAAGTGCTGATCTAGCAGAAGCTTTAATGAAAAATTCACAAAGCATAGGAATTGTAAGAAGAAATGGTATTGCAAATGATATTATATTAAGAGGTCAAAAAAAAGACAATATTAATATTCTAATTGAAGGTGCAAAAATCTATGGAGCTTGTCCAAATAGGATGGATCCACCAACTTCTCATATAGCTACAAATAATATTAAAAATGTAAAGATTATTGAAGGTCCTTATGATGTTGAGAACTTTGGAACTTTAAGTGGACTTGTAAAAGTTGAGATGAAAGAGCCAAAAGATGGAGTTCATGGTGAAATAAACTTAAATGCTGGAAATTTTAACTATAAAAAAGGAAGTTTTACTCTTGAAGGTGGAAATGAGTTTGTAAAAGCCTTAATTTCAGCTTCAAGTGAAAAAGGGAAAGCTTATAAAGATGGAAATGGAGATAACTTCTTAGAACAGCAAAAGAAAAGAAGAGTTCCACTTGGAAATCAATATAAAGATTCAGATATAGATGCATTTGAGAAAAAAACAGTTTTTTCAAAATTACAGTTTAATCTAACAGATGATCAAGATTTAAAGCTATCATATAATGCAAATAGAAGTGATGGGATTTTATATCCAGCTGGTCCTATGGATGCTGATTGGGATGATAGTGATATTTATACTTTAGGATATACAATAAGAGAGTTAGGAAGTTTTTCTAAAGAGTTAAATTTAGACTATTACTACTCAAAAGTAGATCATCCTATGAGTGGAAAATTAAGAAATGGAAATGGAAATTCATATATGACTAATCATATGAAAAGTTCAGTTTGGGGAGCTACTGTTAAAAATATTTTAGAAGTTAGTGATAGTTTACTTACTTTAGGACTTGATACAAGTGTTAGAAATTGGAAAGGACAAAGAAGTTCAACAAATATAAATACTGGAGTTACAACTCAAGGAGCAATCAGTTTACACTCTACTGATACTAAAAATAAAGCAGTTTTTACAAAATTTGAGAAAACTATTGGGAATTTTGAAATTGAATCAGGATTAAGATATGACTACACAAATATAGAAACAGAAAAACCAAATACAAATGATAAAAAATATGTAGCATTTAGTGGATATTTATTTGGAGCTTATAATATTGATGAGCAAAGTAAAGTTTTTGCAGGGCTTGGTAAATCTTCAAGAGTTCCAGATGCAAGAGAACTTTATATGGGGAATCCAAACTTAGATCAAACAAAAAACTATGAGATAGATTTAGGATTTGAGCAAACTATTGGAAATTTCAATATCAAACCAAAAATTTTCTACTCAGAATTAAAAAATTATATCTATAATGGGCAAAATGGATTTGAAAACATTGATGCAAAAATATATGGAGCAGATTTAAGTGCTTACTACTATTTCACAGATGATTTATCACTTGATTTAGGAGTTTCTTATTTAAGAGGGAAAAAAGATGGAAACTATACAGATAAAGATTTAGCAGAAATTTCACCACTAAAATCAAATATAGCTTTAAATTATGAGTATAAAAATGCAAAATTTAAAGCAGAAGTAATTGCTGTTGATAGATGGAAAAAATATGATTCAAGTGCAAAAGAGCAAGAGATAGCTGGATATGCACTTGTTAATTTAAAATATTCTCAAGAGTTATTTAAAAACTTTGAATTAACTTTAGGAGTTGATAACTTATTTGACAAAGTTTATAACTCAACAAATACTTATAAAGATATTACATATATTGAAACAGGTGGAGATAGAATTCTATTTAATGATCCAGGAAGATATGGATATGTAAATTTAAAATATAGTTTCTAA
- a CDS encoding SPFH domain-containing protein, translating into MTETMIFMIAVVFFAIVIISKGVKVVSQSDLYVVERLGKFHKVLDGGFHIIIPIIDKVRSILTSREQLVDIERQSVITKDNVNISIDGIVFCKVEEATMATYNVMNFKHAIANLAMTTLRSEIGAMVLDDTLSNRETLNAKLQTEIGSAATNWGIKVTRVEIADISVPPSIEKAMNMQMEAEREKRAIQTKAEAQKEAQIREAEAFKQSEILKAEAIERMADAKKYEQEKVAAGQQEAMNLINEAMMKNEKAAEFLLAKDRVAAFKAMAESSSTDKMILPYDVTQMIGSTSVLGDAFFKGVSNNQTNNG; encoded by the coding sequence ATGACAGAAACTATGATATTTATGATTGCAGTTGTGTTTTTCGCAATTGTAATTATTTCAAAAGGGGTAAAGGTTGTATCACAATCTGATTTATATGTTGTAGAAAGACTTGGTAAATTTCACAAGGTTTTAGATGGTGGTTTTCACATTATTATTCCAATAATTGATAAGGTAAGATCTATTTTAACTTCAAGAGAGCAACTTGTTGATATTGAAAGACAATCAGTTATTACAAAAGATAACGTAAATATTTCAATTGATGGAATAGTTTTTTGTAAAGTTGAAGAAGCAACAATGGCTACATATAATGTTATGAACTTTAAACATGCTATTGCAAATCTTGCTATGACAACTTTAAGATCTGAAATTGGAGCTATGGTTTTAGATGATACTTTATCAAATAGAGAGACTTTAAATGCAAAACTTCAAACTGAAATTGGGAGTGCTGCTACAAACTGGGGAATAAAAGTAACTAGAGTTGAAATAGCTGATATTTCTGTTCCACCTTCAATAGAAAAAGCTATGAATATGCAAATGGAAGCTGAAAGAGAAAAAAGAGCTATTCAAACAAAAGCAGAGGCTCAAAAAGAGGCTCAAATTAGAGAAGCAGAAGCATTTAAACAAAGTGAAATTTTAAAAGCAGAAGCAATTGAAAGAATGGCAGATGCAAAAAAATATGAACAAGAAAAAGTTGCAGCTGGTCAACAAGAAGCTATGAATTTAATTAATGAAGCTATGATGAAAAATGAAAAAGCAGCTGAATTCTTACTTGCAAAAGATAGAGTTGCTGCATTTAAAGCTATGGCGGAAAGTTCAAGCACAGATAAAATGATATTACCTTATGATGTAACACAAATGATTGGAAGCACTTCAGTTTTAGGTGATGCATTTTTTAAAGGTGTAAGTAATAATCAAACTAATAATGGATAA
- a CDS encoding NfeD family protein, which yields MDFYILFAIGLTLITLEIFLFSFVVVWFGLGFLLISFLNYIYPIDSVIWQLCLVALFSIIFLILFRKKLLKRFSKSQKEIRDDFLNDSGYAEIKSGKIFFKGTFWEFDKSIDTENFKNGEKVFVEYTKNNTAFIKSK from the coding sequence ATGGATTTTTATATTCTTTTTGCCATTGGGCTTACTTTAATCACACTTGAGATTTTTTTATTCTCATTTGTGGTTGTTTGGTTTGGATTAGGATTTTTACTTATATCGTTTTTAAATTATATTTATCCAATTGATAGTGTAATTTGGCAACTATGTTTAGTGGCTCTTTTCTCTATTATTTTCTTAATTTTATTTAGAAAAAAACTATTAAAAAGATTTTCTAAATCTCAAAAAGAGATAAGAGATGATTTTTTAAATGATAGTGGATATGCAGAGATAAAAAGTGGAAAGATATTTTTCAAAGGAACTTTTTGGGAATTTGATAAAAGTATAGATACAGAAAATTTCAAAAATGGTGAAAAGGTTTTTGTAGAATATACTAAAAATAATACTGCTTTTATAAAATCAAAGTAG
- a CDS encoding TsoY family (seleno)protein produces the protein MVSRESFSPTFYLKSLASGVLSISFFIYIMFLVPHPNSPITTFWDIFEILGKGDYITFITTFSLVFVVAFAVIHYKLLILNTKQFLIYRKTDSYKELFSTNKQVTLMAIPLTYTVSILLAFILLVGFVPGLWSIVQYIFPIILIGFVINGIYALKVFFNYFARIMLTGEFNFGKKDKVIQMLAIFSFSMISVGFASLGAMSSNITLSSIGVFASLFFATLASILTILKFTFGFKNIKKGIDIETALSFSLMIPLLTLLGITFIRITFGLEHSFDKQTDSITIFILGSIILTLQLIFGFLSYILVKKLGTFEKFINENIKTALSFIIVFPNITFFIFGMFFINIALVNNGIVEQYSTNYFILMSPFVLTHFRAIILFFKLKKRFES, from the coding sequence ATGGTATCAAGAGAAAGTTTTTCTCCTACATTTTATTTGAAATCTTTAGCTTCAGGAGTTCTAAGTATTTCATTTTTTATCTATATAATGTTTTTAGTTCCTCATCCAAATAGTCCAATAACAACATTTTGGGATATATTTGAGATATTAGGAAAAGGTGATTATATTACTTTTATTACTACATTCTCTTTGGTTTTTGTAGTGGCTTTTGCAGTAATTCACTATAAATTACTTATATTAAATACTAAACAGTTTTTAATATACAGAAAAACAGATTCATATAAAGAACTCTTTTCTACAAATAAACAAGTTACTTTAATGGCTATTCCTTTAACATATACAGTTAGTATATTATTGGCTTTTATTTTACTAGTTGGTTTTGTTCCTGGACTTTGGAGTATTGTTCAATATATATTTCCAATAATATTAATAGGTTTTGTTATAAATGGAATTTATGCACTTAAAGTGTTTTTTAACTATTTTGCAAGGATTATGTTAACAGGAGAGTTTAATTTTGGTAAAAAAGATAAAGTAATTCAGATGTTAGCTATATTCTCTTTCTCAATGATATCTGTTGGTTTTGCATCTTTAGGGGCTATGAGTTCAAACATCACTTTAAGTAGTATTGGAGTTTTTGCTTCACTGTTTTTTGCAACATTAGCATCTATTTTAACTATCTTAAAATTTACTTTTGGTTTTAAAAATATAAAAAAAGGTATTGATATTGAAACTGCCCTCTCTTTCTCTCTTATGATACCCCTTTTAACTCTTCTTGGAATTACTTTTATTAGGATTACTTTTGGGCTAGAACATAGTTTTGATAAGCAAACAGATAGTATTACAATATTTATTTTAGGTTCAATTATTCTAACTTTACAGTTAATATTTGGTTTTCTTTCATATATATTAGTTAAAAAACTTGGAACTTTTGAGAAGTTTATAAATGAAAATATAAAAACTGCTTTGAGCTTTATAATTGTTTTCCCTAATATTACTTTTTTTATTTTTGGTATGTTTTTTATAAATATTGCTTTAGTAAATAATGGTATTGTTGAGCAATATAGTACAAACTATTTTATACTTATGTCGCCATTTGTTTTAACTCATTTTAGAGCTATAATTTTATTCTTTAAATTAAAAAAGAGATTTGAATCTTAA
- a CDS encoding DCC1-like thiol-disulfide oxidoreductase family protein yields the protein MNKKLIEIYYDKDCPFCKRYADFLKLKDNFELNLINARENQEKLKDICSELDINNGFIVVSENNIFQGAKALEFLNSAVDKTTFLGKLHFIFKYNNIFSKIIYKIILQLRKLFLTLLGKNSKI from the coding sequence ATGAATAAAAAACTAATAGAAATATATTATGATAAAGATTGCCCATTTTGTAAAAGATACGCTGATTTTTTAAAATTAAAAGATAATTTTGAATTAAACTTAATAAATGCTAGAGAAAATCAAGAAAAACTAAAAGATATTTGTAGTGAACTAGATATAAATAATGGTTTTATTGTTGTTTCTGAAAATAATATTTTCCAAGGAGCAAAAGCTTTAGAGTTTTTAAATAGTGCTGTTGATAAAACTACATTTTTAGGGAAGTTACACTTTATATTTAAATACAATAATATATTTTCTAAGATTATTTACAAAATTATTCTTCAACTTAGGAAACTATTTCTTACTTTATTGGGTAAAAATAGTAAAATTTAA
- the aat gene encoding leucyl/phenylalanyl-tRNA--protein transferase: MKLLDKDNKIWLLDDDNFDFPSQDMMSDDLVAIGGDFHPQRLINAYSNGLFPWFIDELGYIHWFSPQKRMVLKPDEMKVSKSLKKSIKNRGFEIKSNTNFIEVIKNCSKIKRKHEDDTWIDENFIQAYTLMHNLEFANSIEVYLENKLVGGLYGILINDVFCGESMFSFESDASKVAFYYLCEWAKQNDIKLIDCQVYNPHLESLGAYEISREEYFKILKEN; the protein is encoded by the coding sequence ATGAAACTATTAGATAAAGATAATAAAATTTGGCTTTTGGATGATGATAACTTTGATTTTCCAAGCCAAGATATGATGAGTGATGATTTGGTTGCTATTGGTGGAGATTTCCATCCACAAAGGTTGATAAATGCTTATTCCAATGGACTTTTCCCTTGGTTTATTGATGAATTAGGATATATTCATTGGTTCTCTCCACAAAAAAGAATGGTTTTGAAACCAGATGAGATGAAAGTATCAAAAAGTTTAAAAAAATCTATAAAAAATAGAGGTTTTGAAATAAAATCAAATACAAATTTTATAGAAGTTATAAAAAACTGTTCAAAGATTAAAAGAAAACATGAAGATGATACTTGGATTGATGAAAATTTTATTCAAGCTTATACTTTGATGCATAATTTAGAATTTGCAAATTCTATTGAAGTTTATTTAGAAAACAAACTTGTTGGTGGACTTTATGGCATTCTTATAAATGATGTTTTTTGTGGTGAAAGTATGTTTTCATTTGAGAGTGATGCTTCAAAAGTTGCATTTTATTATCTTTGCGAGTGGGCAAAACAAAATGATATAAAGCTTATAGATTGTCAAGTTTATAATCCTCATTTAGAGTCTTTAGGAGCTTATGAAATAAGCCGAGAAGAGTATTTTAAAATTCTAAAAGAAAATTAA
- a CDS encoding pseudouridine synthase: MKRVDAHLSSLGYCSRSEVKRFLKQNEVCINQNRVYNTSIKAKHDEITVNGENLDDEKLLILLNKPEDYICSHNDAGKLIYSLLPQRYQNRNPKISTIGRLDIDTTGAILLTDDGDLNHRLTSPKKDIKKIYEVSLEKPLKGDEKELFASGEIILNSETKALKPAKFLKIDEKLAHIEIVEGKYHQVKRMFAYTGNKVIKLHRLNFAGFKVEDLKIGEFKLLDFELVNRSF, encoded by the coding sequence ATGAAAAGAGTAGATGCACATTTATCAAGTTTGGGTTATTGTAGTAGAAGTGAAGTAAAAAGATTTTTAAAACAAAATGAGGTTTGTATAAATCAAAATAGGGTTTATAATACATCAATAAAAGCAAAACATGATGAAATAACTGTAAATGGTGAGAACTTAGATGATGAAAAACTACTTATTTTATTAAATAAACCAGAAGATTATATATGTTCTCATAATGATGCAGGAAAGCTTATCTATTCTCTTCTTCCACAAAGATATCAAAATAGAAATCCAAAAATATCAACTATTGGAAGATTAGATATTGATACAACAGGAGCTATTTTACTTACAGATGATGGCGATTTAAATCATAGACTTACAAGTCCAAAAAAAGATATAAAAAAGATTTATGAAGTAAGTTTAGAAAAACCATTAAAAGGCGATGAAAAAGAGCTATTTGCAAGTGGAGAGATAATTTTAAATAGTGAAACAAAAGCACTAAAACCAGCAAAATTTTTAAAAATAGATGAAAAACTTGCTCATATTGAAATTGTTGAAGGAAAATATCATCAAGTAAAAAGAATGTTTGCATATACAGGCAACAAAGTTATAAAACTTCATCGCCTAAATTTTGCTGGATTTAAAGTAGAAGATTTAAAAATAGGGGAGTTTAAACTACTCGATTTTGAATTAGTTAATAGAAGTTTTTAA
- a CDS encoding HAD family hydrolase: MKMIIFDMDGTLINSGSTIANCVNHVRQSIGLQTMDKSYILENVNDININSSEFFYNKETFIPEITTIFEEFYAKNCLVDLHIYDGIKDILDDFKNDFKFCVATNAHSDYAKKMLDYLDIKNYFSTILGYNDVKKPKPHPEMINIILDKYSVRKENVKVIGDSVKDTTAALGAGVNGILVNWGFSNYKKDENVLNSVEELREFLKTSIN, from the coding sequence ATGAAAATGATAATTTTTGATATGGATGGAACCCTAATTAATAGTGGTTCAACGATTGCAAACTGTGTAAATCATGTAAGGCAGAGTATTGGTTTACAAACTATGGACAAAAGCTATATTTTAGAAAATGTAAATGATATAAATATAAATAGTTCGGAGTTTTTTTATAATAAAGAGACATTTATTCCAGAAATAACAACTATTTTTGAAGAGTTTTATGCTAAAAATTGCTTAGTAGATCTTCATATTTATGATGGAATTAAAGATATTTTAGATGATTTTAAAAATGATTTTAAATTTTGTGTAGCAACAAATGCACATTCTGATTATGCAAAAAAGATGTTAGACTATCTTGACATAAAGAACTATTTTTCTACAATTTTAGGTTATAACGATGTTAAAAAACCAAAACCACATCCAGAAATGATAAATATAATTTTGGATAAATATAGTGTAAGAAAAGAGAATGTAAAAGTAATTGGAGATTCTGTAAAAGATACAACAGCAGCACTTGGAGCTGGTGTAAATGGTATTTTAGTAAACTGGGGTTTCTCAAATTATAAAAAAGATGAAAATGTTTTAAATAGTGTTGAAGAGTTAAGAGAATTTTTAAAAACTTCTATTAACTAA
- a CDS encoding sulfite exporter TauE/SafE family protein, with translation METISLLTVIGIAFFGSFGHCIGMCGGIVLAYSSAKIGIEQSKSKQVLAHLLYSFGRVSSYTFLGFIFGFIGSVVAFSNSSKGILFFITGLIMILIGFSLMGKIKFLTIIEQSCSKTPFYQKMFRKVLGNNSLFSFYFIGVLNGFLPCGFVYMFAIMAASTASALNGALIMFVFGISTIPALFLVGFFVGLFKQSSLKDIFMKISAILVIVFGLYTAYKGYIVIKHTQDSIHNNMNH, from the coding sequence ATGGAAACTATAAGCTTACTTACTGTTATTGGAATTGCTTTTTTTGGTTCTTTTGGACACTGTATTGGAATGTGCGGAGGAATAGTTCTTGCATATTCAAGTGCAAAAATAGGAATAGAACAAAGTAAATCAAAACAAGTTTTAGCTCATTTGTTATACTCATTTGGAAGAGTTTCATCTTATACATTTTTAGGATTTATCTTTGGATTTATCGGTTCTGTTGTGGCTTTTTCAAATAGCTCAAAAGGAATTTTATTTTTTATTACAGGTTTAATTATGATTTTAATTGGTTTTTCTTTAATGGGAAAAATAAAATTTCTTACAATAATTGAACAATCTTGTTCAAAAACACCTTTTTATCAAAAAATGTTTAGAAAAGTTTTAGGAAACAACTCTTTATTTAGCTTCTATTTTATAGGAGTTTTAAATGGTTTTTTACCTTGTGGATTTGTATATATGTTTGCAATAATGGCAGCTAGCACAGCAAGTGCTTTAAATGGAGCTCTTATTATGTTTGTTTTTGGTATCTCTACAATTCCAGCACTATTTTTGGTTGGTTTTTTTGTAGGATTATTTAAACAATCAAGCTTAAAAGATATATTTATGAAAATTTCAGCAATTTTAGTAATAGTTTTTGGACTCTATACAGCATATAAAGGCTATATAGTTATAAAACATACACAAGACTCTATTCATAATAATATGAATCACTAA